One genomic window of Anaerolineales bacterium includes the following:
- a CDS encoding penicillin acylase family protein has protein sequence MSLATDLLAPVLRAGLTFLSRRRLPLIEGEIRLAGLHSPVEVIRDRWGVPHLFADDPHDAFFAQGVVHAQDRLWQMELNRRTANGRLSELFGEISLDTDRAVRTFGFRRLGEADWQAAGADLRSVLEAYAEGVNATLACSAARMPIEFTLLGCHPEPWTPIDSLAFSRVMIWQLSHAWYGEILRAKLIEAVGEERAAAWEIHPPLGNPIILPEGIEFNRLGEDGRLTAGRGPFLHRGLGSNNWAVAGWKTDTGMPYLCNDMHLPLGVPSLWYEVHLMAQGMNVSGVSIPGMPLVLVGHTDHIAWGITLAYTDCEDLYAEEFDPEIQGRYRFGEGWRQADIIPEPIGVKGRDDPHIEEVVVTHHGPVISDVVGHPEKRLAVQSMALRPCPAVEGWHRLNLARGWDDFVEAARLIEAPQLSVAYADTEGNTGLWVTGKVPVRAAGKGMVPAPGWSADHEWIGEVPFEAMPHALNPQRGFVATSNDRLVPDDYPHFLGSVWMNGYRNRRISEVLSSKDVLGVEDFRRLHVDFTCPPALEFVRSLEGLTPTSEEAELALELLRGWDGVLSADCTAGTVYEVTRYHLVRNLLEPAVGERLTLQLMGQGFHPLLMPANEFLGHDTAATLRLLEAPESWWMTQAGGRQAVLEKSLKQAVLWLRQTLGAAPSGWGWGKIHRAVFPHAMGLQKPLDRVFNRGPFPIGGDADTPCQTAFNPALPYDNTSWAPGFRQIVDLSDLSKSLIIHPPGQSGQLGSRHYDDLASLWIRGEYHPMLWTRAQIEGEAEGHLHLTP, from the coding sequence ATGTCGCTCGCCACGGATCTGCTTGCCCCCGTTCTCCGCGCAGGACTGACGTTCCTCAGTCGCCGTCGGCTGCCTTTGATCGAAGGCGAGATCCGCCTAGCCGGCCTACACAGCCCGGTCGAGGTGATCCGGGATCGATGGGGCGTTCCGCACCTCTTCGCCGATGACCCGCACGATGCATTCTTCGCTCAGGGTGTGGTCCATGCCCAGGATCGTCTCTGGCAGATGGAGCTCAATCGGAGGACCGCCAACGGCAGGCTGAGCGAGCTGTTCGGTGAGATCTCGCTCGATACCGATCGCGCCGTGCGCACATTCGGTTTCCGGCGCCTTGGGGAGGCTGATTGGCAGGCCGCCGGTGCGGACCTGAGAAGCGTCCTCGAGGCCTACGCCGAAGGCGTCAATGCAACCCTCGCCTGCTCGGCGGCTCGCATGCCGATTGAGTTCACGCTCCTCGGCTGCCATCCGGAGCCATGGACTCCGATCGACAGCCTGGCCTTCAGCCGGGTGATGATCTGGCAGCTGTCGCATGCCTGGTACGGCGAGATCCTGCGCGCCAAGTTAATCGAGGCTGTGGGAGAAGAGCGGGCCGCCGCCTGGGAGATCCATCCGCCTCTAGGTAACCCGATCATCCTGCCGGAGGGGATCGAGTTCAATCGGCTGGGGGAGGACGGCAGACTAACTGCCGGGCGGGGGCCGTTCTTGCATCGGGGGCTGGGCAGCAACAACTGGGCGGTAGCCGGCTGGAAAACCGACACCGGAATGCCCTACTTGTGCAACGACATGCATCTGCCGCTGGGAGTGCCCTCGCTGTGGTACGAGGTGCACCTGATGGCCCAGGGCATGAATGTCTCCGGCGTCTCGATCCCGGGAATGCCGCTCGTCCTAGTCGGCCACACCGACCACATCGCCTGGGGCATAACGCTTGCCTACACCGACTGTGAGGACCTGTACGCCGAGGAGTTTGATCCCGAGATCCAGGGTCGCTACCGGTTCGGCGAAGGCTGGCGTCAAGCCGACATCATCCCAGAACCGATCGGCGTCAAGGGGCGGGACGATCCCCACATCGAGGAGGTCGTCGTAACCCATCATGGGCCGGTGATCTCCGATGTTGTCGGGCATCCGGAGAAACGCTTGGCCGTGCAGTCGATGGCCCTGCGCCCATGCCCGGCGGTCGAGGGTTGGCACCGTCTGAACCTGGCCCGCGGCTGGGATGACTTCGTCGAGGCGGCCCGGTTGATCGAGGCGCCGCAGCTGAGCGTGGCATACGCCGATACAGAGGGCAATACCGGACTCTGGGTCACCGGGAAGGTACCGGTGCGAGCGGCTGGCAAGGGAATGGTGCCGGCGCCGGGCTGGAGCGCAGACCACGAGTGGATTGGCGAGGTTCCCTTCGAAGCCATGCCTCACGCCCTCAACCCGCAGCGCGGCTTCGTGGCAACCTCCAACGACCGGCTGGTGCCGGACGACTATCCGCACTTCCTCGGCAGCGTGTGGATGAACGGCTATCGCAACCGGCGTATTTCCGAAGTCCTGAGCAGCAAGGATGTCTTGGGCGTTGAGGACTTCAGACGCCTACATGTGGACTTCACCTGTCCCCCGGCCCTGGAGTTCGTCCGCAGCCTGGAGGGCCTGACGCCGACCTCGGAAGAGGCCGAGCTGGCGCTCGAGCTCCTGCGGGGATGGGATGGGGTGTTGTCGGCGGATTGCACAGCCGGAACGGTGTACGAAGTCACCCGCTATCATCTGGTGCGCAATCTGCTCGAGCCGGCGGTCGGCGAGAGGCTGACCCTGCAGTTGATGGGGCAGGGTTTCCACCCGCTGCTGATGCCCGCCAATGAGTTCTTGGGGCACGACACGGCCGCAACGTTGCGCCTGCTGGAGGCGCCGGAGAGCTGGTGGATGACTCAGGCCGGAGGGCGGCAGGCCGTGCTGGAGAAGAGCCTGAAACAGGCCGTCCTGTGGCTGCGCCAGACGCTGGGGGCGGCGCCATCCGGCTGGGGCTGGGGGAAGATCCACCGGGCGGTCTTCCCGCATGCCATGGGCCTGCAGAAGCCGCTAGATCGCGTCTTCAACCGGGGCCCGTTTCCCATCGGGGGCGACGCCGACACGCCGTGCCAGACGGCATTCAATCCGGCCCTCCCCTACGACAACACGAGCTGGGCGCCCGGGTTCCGCCAGATCGTCGACCTGAGCGATCTGTCGAAGTCCCTGATCATCCATCCGCCGGGGCAATCGGGTCAGCTGGGCAGCCGGCATTACGACGACCTGGCAAGCCTGTGGATCCGGGGCGAGTATCATCCGATGCTGTGGACCCGCGCCCAGATCGAGGGCGAGGCCGAAGGCCATTTGCACTTGACACCCTGA
- the glpK gene encoding glycerol kinase GlpK, whose amino-acid sequence MGASRFVAAIDQGTTSTRCMLFDRLGAVVAASQLEHTQIYPRPGWVEHDPLEIWERTQQVIRRSLEAAGVQGAEIAAVGIANQRETTIVWDRLTGRPFGNALVWQDTRTADRVAALAEQGGPDRFRAITGLPLATYFSASKIRWILDNVEGARGGAEEGTALFGTVDSWLIWWLTGGPQGGSHVTDVTNASRTQLMSLRSLAWDPAILEVMDIPERMLPKIVASSDPIPWGYTRLDGPFGAAIPVCGDLGDQQAALVGQTCFAPGEAKNTYGTGCFMLLNTGTEPVPSTSGLLTTVGYRFGAKPAVYALEGSIAIAGGLVQWLRDNLGLIGSAGEVEALARTVEDNGGIYFVPAFSGLFAPHWRADARGVLVGLTRYVNKGHIARAALEATAFQTVEVLEAMEKDSAVHLQSLKVDGGMVQNELLMQFQADVLGVPVIRPRIAETTALGAAYAAGLAVGLWETEADLRKQWSADRVWTPAMPEGQREQLLRGWRKAVERSLDWVE is encoded by the coding sequence ATGGGCGCTAGCCGCTTCGTTGCCGCCATCGATCAAGGAACGACAAGCACTCGCTGCATGTTGTTCGACCGACTAGGCGCGGTGGTGGCAGCGTCCCAATTGGAGCACACGCAGATCTACCCGCGCCCCGGCTGGGTGGAACATGACCCGCTCGAGATTTGGGAGCGTACCCAGCAGGTGATCCGCCGCTCACTCGAGGCGGCCGGCGTCCAGGGCGCCGAGATCGCCGCCGTCGGCATCGCCAACCAGCGTGAAACCACGATCGTATGGGACCGCCTTACAGGCCGTCCCTTCGGCAACGCTCTGGTCTGGCAGGACACCCGGACGGCGGACCGGGTGGCTGCCCTGGCGGAGCAGGGCGGCCCGGACCGATTCCGGGCGATAACCGGGCTGCCGCTCGCAACGTATTTCTCTGCCAGCAAGATCCGCTGGATTCTGGACAACGTGGAGGGGGCCCGGGGGGGGGCGGAAGAAGGGACAGCCCTCTTTGGCACGGTCGACAGCTGGTTGATCTGGTGGTTGACGGGTGGGCCGCAAGGCGGAAGTCACGTGACCGACGTCACCAATGCCAGTCGAACGCAGCTGATGAGTCTGCGCAGCCTGGCATGGGATCCCGCCATCCTCGAAGTGATGGACATCCCGGAGCGGATGCTGCCGAAGATCGTGGCCTCGAGCGATCCCATTCCCTGGGGCTACACGCGGCTCGATGGGCCGTTCGGAGCCGCAATCCCCGTCTGCGGCGACCTCGGAGACCAGCAGGCCGCCCTGGTCGGCCAGACGTGCTTCGCCCCGGGAGAGGCCAAGAACACCTACGGCACGGGCTGTTTCATGCTGCTCAACACGGGGACCGAACCGGTCCCTTCGACCAGCGGGCTGCTGACGACCGTCGGCTACCGATTCGGCGCCAAGCCGGCGGTGTATGCGCTCGAAGGCTCAATCGCCATTGCCGGCGGATTGGTGCAGTGGCTCCGAGACAACCTCGGTCTGATCGGGTCCGCCGGTGAGGTAGAAGCACTTGCCCGGACGGTCGAGGACAATGGAGGCATCTACTTCGTGCCGGCGTTCTCGGGTTTGTTTGCACCGCACTGGCGGGCCGACGCCCGCGGGGTTCTCGTCGGCCTGACGCGCTACGTCAACAAGGGCCACATCGCTCGAGCCGCCCTGGAAGCGACTGCTTTCCAGACCGTCGAAGTGCTCGAGGCGATGGAGAAGGACTCCGCAGTCCATCTGCAGTCGCTCAAGGTCGATGGTGGGATGGTCCAGAATGAGCTGCTGATGCAGTTCCAGGCTGATGTCCTGGGTGTGCCCGTGATCCGCCCGAGGATTGCCGAGACCACGGCGCTGGGCGCGGCCTACGCCGCCGGCCTGGCAGTCGGTCTCTGGGAGACCGAGGCCGACCTGCGCAAACAATGGTCTGCGGACCGAGTCTGGACGCCGGCCATGCCCGAGGGTCAGCGGGAGCAACTGTTGCGAGGCTGGCGAAAGGCGGTCGAGCGCTCGCTCGACTGGGTGGAGTAG